One window of Nymphaea colorata isolate Beijing-Zhang1983 chromosome 11, ASM883128v2, whole genome shotgun sequence genomic DNA carries:
- the LOC116264425 gene encoding potassium channel AKT1-like isoform X1 produces the protein MRVPVCGGDQLGSLEDSHYSLSHGILPPLGARSNRRVKLKDFIISPYDRRYRGWEIFLILLVIYSAWVSPFEFGFLNAAKGTLAVFDNVVNAFFAVDIVMTFFVAYVDRNTYLLIDDRRKIARKYLFSWFILDVISTIPSELARKILPRSLRSYGFFNMLRLWRLRRVSALFARLEKDRKFSYFWVRCVKLICVTLFAVHCAGCFYYLLAAKYPDPTKTWIGASLPDFKSETLWVRYVTSMYWSITTLTTVGYGDLHPQNEREMIFDIAYMLFNLGLTAYLIGNMTNLVVHGTSRTRKFRDTIQAASSFGIRNQLPTRLQDQMLAHLCLKYRTDSEGLQQQETLDSLPKAIRSSISHYLFYALVDKVYLFGGVSTDLIFQLVSEMKAEYFPPKEDVILQNEAPTDFYILVTGAVDLIMYKNGSEQIVGDARAGDVIGEIGVLCYRPQLFTVRTRRLCQLLRMNRTTFLNIVQSNAGDGTIILRNFLQHLKESDDPVMQGVLAETETMLKRGRMHLPLNLCFAAQRGDDSLLKQLLQSGLDPNEADISGKTALHIAAADGNEKCVQVLIDHNADVNIRDLDGSVPLWESIVSGHDAVSKLLFENGANLQPGDMANFACVAAERSSIQMLKDIVHYGGDVTIARSNGTTALHVAVCEGNVDAVKFLVDHGADIKKPDQQGWTPVALAEQQCHEEIKAVFSSMGGSCLTKTGSDSHLLAPKLAPPTLKNASSMPNPLFLRPSFTVDQHRRESDNFRNSLFGILSLAHDFGKRVGPMSLEDQKNGTIGGEVIAKRVTIHGLQTGHNGGKLIWLPGTMEELLHIGAEKFGFLSTRVLTVDKADIDDISLIRDGDHLFLVEDGKSTVSKEETGEL, from the exons ATGAGAGTTCCGGTGTGCGGGGGTGACCAGCTGGGCTCGTTAGAGGACAGCCATTACAGCCTTTCGCATGGCATCCTCCCTCCACTTGGCGCCAGGAGCAACCGCCGGGTGAAGCTCAAGGACTTCATCATCTCTCCTTATGATCGTCGTTACag AGGGTGGGAAATTTTTCTAATCCTTCTGGTTATCTACTCTGCGTGGGTGTCACCGTTCGAGTTTGGATTCCTGAATGCGGCAAAGGGAACCCTTGCGGTGTTCGATAATGTCGTCAATGCGTTCTTCGCAGTTGATATTGTCATGACCTTCTTTGTTGCTTACGTCGATAGGAACACCTACCTGCTTATCGATGATCGACGAAAGATTGCTCGGAAATACTTGTTTTCTTGGTTTATTCTAGATGTCATCTCCACTATACCATCGGAGCTTGCTCGAAAGATCTTACCAAGAAGCCTCAGATCTTATGGGTTCTTCAACATGCTTAGACTGTGGCGGCTTCGGAGAGTTAGTGCTCTATTTGCCAG GTTGGAGAAGGACAGAAAATTCAGCTACTTTTGGGTTCGCTGTGTGAAACTTATCTGT GTAACTTTGTTTGCAGTTCATTGTGCTGGGTGTTTCTATTATCTCCTTGCAGCAAAGTACCCTGACCCAACAAAAACATGGATTGGAGCATCGTTGCCTGATTTTAAATCAGAAACCTTATGGGTCCGCTATGTGACATCAATGTATTGGTCAATTACCACACTTACTACTGTTGGATATGGTGACCTACATcctcaaaatgaaagagagatgATATTTGATATTGCATACATGTTGTTCAATCTTGGATTGACTGCATATTTGATTGGTAACATGACTAATCTAGTAGTCCATGGTACCAGCCGTACAAGGAAATTT AGAGATACAATTCAAGCAGCCTCAAGTTTTGGGATACGAAATCAGTTACCTACACGGTTGCAAGATCAAATGCTTGCACATTTGTGTCTAAAGTACAGAACTGATTCAGAAGGACTGCAGCAGCAAGAAACTCTAGACTCCCTTCCAAAAGCCATTCGTTCCAGCATTTCCCACTATCTATTCTATGCTCTGGTTGATAAAGTTTATCTATTTGGAGGGGTTTCAACTGATTTGATTTTTCAGTTG GTCTCTGAGATGAAAGCTGAATATTTTCCACCAAAGGAGGATGTTATCTTGCAAAATGAAGCACCTACAGACTTTTATATTCTGGTGACTGGTGCTGTG GACCTTATTATGTACAAGAATGGATCTGAGCAG ATTGTCGGTGATGCACGTGCTGGAGACGTTATTGGAGAAATAGGAGTTTTATGTTACAGGCCTCAATTATTTACAGTTCGTACAAGGAGACTTTGCCAGCTTTTACGGATGAATCGTACCACGTTCCTGAATATAGTTCAGTCTAATGCTGGAGATGGAACCATAATCCTACGTAATTTTTTGCAG CACTTGAAAGAAAGTGATGATCCAGTGATGCAAGGAGTTCTAGCAGAGACTGAGACTATGCTAAAGAGAGGAAGAATGCATTTGCCTCTCAACCTTTGTTTTGCTGCACAAAGAGGAGATGACTCGCTGTTGAAACAACTGTTACAAAGTGGATTGGACCCAAATGAAGCTGACATAAGTGGGAAAACAGCACTG CATATAGCAGCAGCTGatggaaatgaaaaatgtgTTCAAGTTCTAATTGATCATAACGCAGACGTTAACATCCGAG ATTTGGATGGAAGTGTACCACTATGGGAATCAATAGTTTCAGGACATGATGCAGTGAGCAAGCTGTTATTTGAAAATGGTGCAAATCTACAACCTGGTGACATGGCCAACTTTGCTTGTGTTGCTGCTGAGCGCAGCAGTATTCAGATGCTGAAGGACATAGTGCATTATGGCGGTGACGTAACAATTGCAAGGAGCAATGGGACAACTGCACTTCATGTGGCTGTCTGTGAAGGGAATGTTGATGCTGTCAAGTTTCTTGTGGACCATGGTGCTGACATTAAGAAGCCAGATCAACAAGGTTGGACCCCAGTTGCACTGGCAGAGCAGCAATGCCATGAAGAGATAAAGGCTGTATTCAGCTCCATGGGAGGGAGCTGCCTTACTAAGACAGGATCCGATTCTCATTTATTGGCACCAAAGCTGGCTCCTCCTACACTGAAGAATGCCAGTAGCATGCCTAACCCACTCTTCCTCCGGCCTTCATTTACAGTTGATCAACATAGGCGAGAATCAGACAACTTTCGGAATTCACTCTTTGGTATCCTGTCTTTGGCACATGATTTTGGTAAAAGAGTGGGTCCAATGTCTCTTGAAGATCAGAAGAATGGCACAATAGGAGGTGAGGTCATCGCTAAGAGAGTGACGATACATGGTCTCCAAACAGGCCATAATGGTGGGAAGCTTATTTGGCTGCCTGGGACAATGGAAGAGCTACTTCATATTGGTGCCGAGAAGTTTGGTTTTTTGTCTACACGGGTCCTAACTGTAGATAAAGCTGATATTGATGACATAAGCTTAATAAGGGATGGAGATCATTTGTTTCTAGTCGAAGATGGGAAGTCAACTGTTTCTAAAGAAGAGACAGGAGAGTTGTAA
- the LOC116264425 gene encoding potassium channel AKT1-like isoform X2 yields the protein MRVPVCGGDQLGSLEDSHYSLSHGILPPLGARSNRRVKLKDFIISPYDRRYRGWEIFLILLVIYSAWVSPFEFGFLNAAKGTLAVFDNVVNAFFAVDIVMTFFVAYVDRNTYLLIDDRRKIARKYLFSWFILDVISTIPSELARKILPRSLRSYGFFNMLRLWRLRRVSALFARLEKDRKFSYFWVRCVKLICRDTIQAASSFGIRNQLPTRLQDQMLAHLCLKYRTDSEGLQQQETLDSLPKAIRSSISHYLFYALVDKVYLFGGVSTDLIFQLVSEMKAEYFPPKEDVILQNEAPTDFYILVTGAVDLIMYKNGSEQIVGDARAGDVIGEIGVLCYRPQLFTVRTRRLCQLLRMNRTTFLNIVQSNAGDGTIILRNFLQHLKESDDPVMQGVLAETETMLKRGRMHLPLNLCFAAQRGDDSLLKQLLQSGLDPNEADISGKTALHIAAADGNEKCVQVLIDHNADVNIRDLDGSVPLWESIVSGHDAVSKLLFENGANLQPGDMANFACVAAERSSIQMLKDIVHYGGDVTIARSNGTTALHVAVCEGNVDAVKFLVDHGADIKKPDQQGWTPVALAEQQCHEEIKAVFSSMGGSCLTKTGSDSHLLAPKLAPPTLKNASSMPNPLFLRPSFTVDQHRRESDNFRNSLFGILSLAHDFGKRVGPMSLEDQKNGTIGGEVIAKRVTIHGLQTGHNGGKLIWLPGTMEELLHIGAEKFGFLSTRVLTVDKADIDDISLIRDGDHLFLVEDGKSTVSKEETGEL from the exons ATGAGAGTTCCGGTGTGCGGGGGTGACCAGCTGGGCTCGTTAGAGGACAGCCATTACAGCCTTTCGCATGGCATCCTCCCTCCACTTGGCGCCAGGAGCAACCGCCGGGTGAAGCTCAAGGACTTCATCATCTCTCCTTATGATCGTCGTTACag AGGGTGGGAAATTTTTCTAATCCTTCTGGTTATCTACTCTGCGTGGGTGTCACCGTTCGAGTTTGGATTCCTGAATGCGGCAAAGGGAACCCTTGCGGTGTTCGATAATGTCGTCAATGCGTTCTTCGCAGTTGATATTGTCATGACCTTCTTTGTTGCTTACGTCGATAGGAACACCTACCTGCTTATCGATGATCGACGAAAGATTGCTCGGAAATACTTGTTTTCTTGGTTTATTCTAGATGTCATCTCCACTATACCATCGGAGCTTGCTCGAAAGATCTTACCAAGAAGCCTCAGATCTTATGGGTTCTTCAACATGCTTAGACTGTGGCGGCTTCGGAGAGTTAGTGCTCTATTTGCCAG GTTGGAGAAGGACAGAAAATTCAGCTACTTTTGGGTTCGCTGTGTGAAACTTATCTGT AGAGATACAATTCAAGCAGCCTCAAGTTTTGGGATACGAAATCAGTTACCTACACGGTTGCAAGATCAAATGCTTGCACATTTGTGTCTAAAGTACAGAACTGATTCAGAAGGACTGCAGCAGCAAGAAACTCTAGACTCCCTTCCAAAAGCCATTCGTTCCAGCATTTCCCACTATCTATTCTATGCTCTGGTTGATAAAGTTTATCTATTTGGAGGGGTTTCAACTGATTTGATTTTTCAGTTG GTCTCTGAGATGAAAGCTGAATATTTTCCACCAAAGGAGGATGTTATCTTGCAAAATGAAGCACCTACAGACTTTTATATTCTGGTGACTGGTGCTGTG GACCTTATTATGTACAAGAATGGATCTGAGCAG ATTGTCGGTGATGCACGTGCTGGAGACGTTATTGGAGAAATAGGAGTTTTATGTTACAGGCCTCAATTATTTACAGTTCGTACAAGGAGACTTTGCCAGCTTTTACGGATGAATCGTACCACGTTCCTGAATATAGTTCAGTCTAATGCTGGAGATGGAACCATAATCCTACGTAATTTTTTGCAG CACTTGAAAGAAAGTGATGATCCAGTGATGCAAGGAGTTCTAGCAGAGACTGAGACTATGCTAAAGAGAGGAAGAATGCATTTGCCTCTCAACCTTTGTTTTGCTGCACAAAGAGGAGATGACTCGCTGTTGAAACAACTGTTACAAAGTGGATTGGACCCAAATGAAGCTGACATAAGTGGGAAAACAGCACTG CATATAGCAGCAGCTGatggaaatgaaaaatgtgTTCAAGTTCTAATTGATCATAACGCAGACGTTAACATCCGAG ATTTGGATGGAAGTGTACCACTATGGGAATCAATAGTTTCAGGACATGATGCAGTGAGCAAGCTGTTATTTGAAAATGGTGCAAATCTACAACCTGGTGACATGGCCAACTTTGCTTGTGTTGCTGCTGAGCGCAGCAGTATTCAGATGCTGAAGGACATAGTGCATTATGGCGGTGACGTAACAATTGCAAGGAGCAATGGGACAACTGCACTTCATGTGGCTGTCTGTGAAGGGAATGTTGATGCTGTCAAGTTTCTTGTGGACCATGGTGCTGACATTAAGAAGCCAGATCAACAAGGTTGGACCCCAGTTGCACTGGCAGAGCAGCAATGCCATGAAGAGATAAAGGCTGTATTCAGCTCCATGGGAGGGAGCTGCCTTACTAAGACAGGATCCGATTCTCATTTATTGGCACCAAAGCTGGCTCCTCCTACACTGAAGAATGCCAGTAGCATGCCTAACCCACTCTTCCTCCGGCCTTCATTTACAGTTGATCAACATAGGCGAGAATCAGACAACTTTCGGAATTCACTCTTTGGTATCCTGTCTTTGGCACATGATTTTGGTAAAAGAGTGGGTCCAATGTCTCTTGAAGATCAGAAGAATGGCACAATAGGAGGTGAGGTCATCGCTAAGAGAGTGACGATACATGGTCTCCAAACAGGCCATAATGGTGGGAAGCTTATTTGGCTGCCTGGGACAATGGAAGAGCTACTTCATATTGGTGCCGAGAAGTTTGGTTTTTTGTCTACACGGGTCCTAACTGTAGATAAAGCTGATATTGATGACATAAGCTTAATAAGGGATGGAGATCATTTGTTTCTAGTCGAAGATGGGAAGTCAACTGTTTCTAAAGAAGAGACAGGAGAGTTGTAA